The following is a genomic window from Saccopteryx bilineata isolate mSacBil1 chromosome 4, mSacBil1_pri_phased_curated, whole genome shotgun sequence.
acCTCATTCTACAAATCCTTCAAACTGTAATTAACAATCAGGCAGAGGTAGGAAGGAGGCTGCTTTAACCACAGAAAGGTTATAATTCActcattcaaaaagaaaaacaaaataattaagaaatagcaAACATGAgaatactttatataaaaatattgcatGTAGACAAGTTCAAAGActtatttacaagcaaattagtcaaatatttttattacttcacaatttaaaaaatggatacaTTATGTTTGAAGGAATTTTGGACTACCTTGCAGCAGAACCCATTCTTGCTAAGAACaactaaaaagacaaataaaatgcaaaattattttttcagaaagaCTGGAAAACTACTGCAGTAACAAGGATGAGAAAGGCCAAATTCAGGAGGCAAAACTGCAGAGAGGTGAATGCCATGATTTAATAGAAATAACATgacaataaaatgatattttaaagtaaaatagtaatttgaaattagaattttatatttgaCCATATTTTTAGTAGtgtataatataaacatttacagGTATACAAACATCCACATTGAAAACCTTTTGGAAGAAGTTTTCATgtaagaagagaagcagattctGGAGCTACTGCAAAATATTATGAGTGATGAAATGTCTTGGTGAATTTTATTGTTCTGCCATaccaaacaagcaaataaacaaacctaaaaccaaataaaagaaagaaagatgacacATATTTCTaatggtctagagcagtggtccccaacctcttttgggccacagaccagtttaatgtcagaaaatattttcatggacgggcctttagggtgggatggatgaatgtatcacgtgactgagacaagcatcaagagtgagtcttagacggatgtaacagagggaatctggtcattcttaaaaaataaaacatcgttcagacttaaatataaataaaacaaaaatattttaagttatttattctttctctgcagactggtaccaaatggccatggaccgatactggtccatggcctggagattggggaccactggtctagagcaatAATTGTAGACATTATAAACAAGAGGCTTTGGTAACCAAAAAGACATGATAGTAAgtaaagaatatttcttgttaggGAAATGATGCAgacattaataattttaataaataaataaatgtaagttaataaatataatcatagaTTTCTGTTAAAGACagctaacaaaaaagaaaaaagtatatataagaattaaaacaacaaaaataactatccaacagaaatcataaaagaaaggttaaataagGAAATATACAAAATGTAAAACTGATCATATATAAAGTACTAATATCAtgctattaaatatatatgttgaaaTGTTAAACccactaattaaaagaaaattcccCTGAATAGATTAAATCAAGCTCCTAAAACACCATATGCTGCCCATATGACacttaaaaagctttaaaataaagcaatctTAGTGCCACAAAATATATTACAGGCATAagtaacaaaaaagaacacatagATTATTAGAAGTTATAGAtaagctgaaaaataaaagagttacaATAAATTATTGGGATGAGTGAAATATATTCATTCATATGTATTTAATGAAATTTGGACCATTCCtgtcaaagaaaacaatattttcacAAACTAAAGATAAGCCAGGATTTCTTAGTTctaacagaaagcatcaactaacCATTAGAAAAAATTTGATAATTTGTACTTTATCAAATTAAGGTATTTTGCTCTTCAAAGGacaccatttataaaataaaaagtcacgaGTGCGCAGGCGCGGGGGCAGGGCCCGGGCATTTTGCTGCGTCACCAGCTGCCGCCCGGCCTCACCAGCTCTAGCTTGCTCGCACAGACGCACGCACGTACGTTCCTTCTCTGTCCTCGAGCCCCTTTTCCTCCACTTTCCTCTTCTCCCCTACCGAGGAGCGCTCTCTCGGCGCGGTGCATTCTGGGGACTCAGGTTCGGCCTGCTGCCGCCACCGTCGCCTGAGAGAAGCAAGGAGAGGCCACACCGGGGAGAAAACGCGGTAGTCGCCACGGGAGAGGCATCCACTGCCCAGCATCTACCACCTGAGAGGCCCGCCCACCCACTCACCTATCCCGCTACCCGTTCACGATGCAGCCTGCTTCTGCGAAGTGGTACGATCGAAGGGACTATGTCTTCATTGAATTTTGTGTTGAAGACAATAAAGATGTTaatgtaaattttgaaaaatccAAACTTACATTCAGTTGTCTTGGAGGAAGtgataattttaaacatttaaatgaaattgatgtttttcactgTATTGATCCAAATGATTCCAAGCATAAAAGAACGGACAGGTCAATTTTATGTTGTTTACGAAAAGGGGAATCTGGCCAGTCATGGCCAAGGTTAACAAAAGAAAGGGCAAAGCTTAATTGGCTTAGTGTGGACTTCAATAGTTGGAAAGACTGGGAAGATGATTCAGATGAAGACATGTCTAATTTTGATCGTTTCTCTGAGATGATGAACAACATGGGTGGTGATGAGGATGTAGATTTACCAGAAGTAGATGGAGCAGATGATGATTCACAAGACAGTGATGATGAAAAAATGCCAGATCTGGAGTAAGGAATGTTGTCATCACCggattttgagaaagaaaattaacttccCTGCAAGATTTCATAATTGAGAGAATTCCCAAGTTGATAGCTCTAAAGGCAGATGATGCATTTGCCACCTTTAACCCATTTTTCAACCTGTTTTTTTTAAGGCTTCACTAAGGGTTGATAAATACCATTGTATGGGGCAATTTTAAGTCAGCTAAGGCAGTAACCTTATGCATGAACATTTCTCAGATTTTCATCACGCTGTTGAGGTCCTAGGCAATTGATACAGCAGTTGTGATAAAAAACATTTCACCTAAGTCTCCTTTACTTCATAACATATATACTGACATGATAGGAAGCTCTTGGATTACAGAAAGATAACTAAGTTTTAGATTTTAGAACATGACTCAAACTGGCTGACACAAATTGGTTGATACCTTAAACTGGTAACCTTTGTTCCCTTTGATATATTCTTCAGGATTGTTCcactaaagttttatttttcaaaaatttacttCACATTATTGTACATAAGTGATCACTTGTCAGTGCTCCAAATGTATCTTAGCTAAAACTAGTGAATGCCCTAAAAACTTAGATGGTTTTTGAAGcctaaaaatttggtattgtttGACCCTTGAACTTTTACATCTCTTAGCATGGAGGACAAAGAAAGGCTGTACATTGTTGCTTGAGAGTCTGTACATTTAGACCAAATTTGTATTTGCACTGTCAGTATGGCAAATGAGTGGAAAAATGTTAATACActattggatttttttatttcttttcttggatccaGCTTGTACCACGGCTGAAAATCTCAATTTATGTTCATGAcagtggggatttttttttaatgtctacatTCTTTCTAATAAACTGTtggaagacttaaaaaaataaaaataaaaaaataaaataaaataaaaataaaaagtcacaaaataaaaaaagtatttgcaaaaCCTTTATCTAATGAAGAACATGTATCTCAAATAAGTAAACAACTCCTAccactcttttttcttcttttttttagcaagagatagagagagagagatggacagacagggacagacagacagcaatgtgtctccttagttgttcattgattgctttctcatatgtgccttgaccagggagttccagccaatccagtgaccccttgctcaagtcagctatcttgggctcaagccagcaaccttggacttcaagtcagcgacctttggactcaagccagtgaccatggtgtcatgtctatgaacccacactcaagctggtgatcccacactcaagccacatgAGTCATcttgcaagccagcaacctcagggtttcaaacttgggtcctcagctctatccactgcaccacctcctggtcaggcattaccatttattaataaaaagaaaaacaaccccttgaaatgggcaaaagatttgaatagacccttcataaaagaaaataaataatcaattGGCACTCGAAAAGTTGCTTCATGTCAGGAAAACAAGTTAAAACCACACTGGTTACTATTTCCTCTTCTCCACACTTTATTCTCACCTCAGTCCACTCCAGTTAGAATTCCATCCCCACAACCCACTGAAAATGCTCTTGTTAGGATAATCAAAGTTTCCAAAGTGCTATGCTTCTCTTTTCCCCAAAAGTTCAAGGAGTTATTCCCTCCTTCCAAtgtaaacattttcttctcttagCTCTTTTTATAACACCAAGTCAGAGTTCCTTACTGAGGTGAGAAATTATGAAGCCAACTGCTTACTTTACACCTCTACTTGATGTGTCCTAGGCAACCCACACTGAAATGGttcaaaacaacaacacatttagTCTGACTAGTTTTCTCTAAAAGCATTCTAGCTTTATCCACAAGTATCTTTGCTGGGCTACTAAAATATCTTTCAAACTGTGTTCTTGCTATCCCCTTTGATTCCTTAGAGTCTAATCTCTAAGTGGTAACTGGGAGATAACTAAAACCCGAATTACTTCTTGTCACCTTTGTCCTTAGACATTTCTTCTGCCTCCTTACCAATGACTGCTCTGCTCTTAGAATTAAGTCCAAGCTCCTTAATTATGACCTGTAGTGTCAAAATAATTTGGTGCCTGAATGTTTCTCTTCCTATGCTTATCCTCTCCTCCTTAATCATTATGCTCCACCTATcctgctttttatttctaaaacacacAAGTGCTGTTGTAAAGTTAGTAGTGGCTCACTTGGACTTCTCTCTAGCTTGAATTCTCTAAGCATACCGTCTGATGTGtggctggttctttttttttttttaattatttatttatttattcattttagagagaagagggagagacagagaggagagatagaggggggggaggagttggaagcatcaactcccatatgtgccttgaccaggcaagcccagggttttgaaccagcgacctcagcatttccaggtcaacgctttatccactgcgccaccataggtcaggcgtgTGGCTGGTTCTTGATAGCATTTTAGGTCTTAGTCTTCAGAATCAACCAATCTTGTGATTCTCATCTTCTCTTTACcacagattcaaatttattttcttcagatcaCATACTTATAGTCTgtattaattatttgtttactttttattttttgccctttGACCCGTGAATACCTGTGAAtgtaagtaaaatgaaaataaggatTTTGCTATTGTCACTCACCAGTATATTCCCAGTGCCAAGAATATGTGTTCAGTAAAtggtaaataaattaatacatggAAATTATCTTTGAAACAATTGTTCCAAATAAAAGATTTTCATTATTTAGTTACTTCTCTGCAAGCTGGCGTGAGcaaacatgtaaataaaaaataaagattgtaaaataaaaaattaaaacctgaacacataaaattaaattagcccagattttatttaacacaaggaaaatggaaataaaataataatgatattttagTTTAGTTTGGAGGACTTTAAATAGAAATGTAATTTCACCTCTAATAGTGTTTCTCCTCTACTCTGGTGTTTTGTCTTATTATTTGCATTAACAGAAAGTCGACTAAGTTTTGAATACTTATTGTAGAAATCTGTACTAAAGGTGAATAAATTAAGTTTGGGAAGTTATTCAAGCTGCTGAAGAAAAGCAATTTGCAAGTAGATTATTTAGGCTCCAAAGTTAGAAGACAATGAATTTCAGTCTATGGTGAGGATCCAGGGAAGAATATTTAGAAAGgatatttttgagagaaaaaacataacttttccttttatttagctGCAAGTTTTATAAGTGAAAAATGTGTCGGTATTGTGTATTATTTATTAGGatgtataatatttaataagGAAGGCCACTCATTCAGGGAGGCTAAAGAACTATGAAACTACAGGTtattctacagcaggggtccccaaacattttacacaggcggccagttcactgtccctcagaccattggagggccagactgtaaaaaaagctatgaacaaatccctatgcacactgcacatatcttattttaaagtaaaaaaacaaaacgggaacaaatacaatatttaaaataaaggacaagtaaatttaaatcaacaaactgaccagtatttcaatgggaactatgggcctgcttttggctaatgagatggtcaatgtctggttccatatttgtcactgctagctgtaagaAGTGATATGatacgcttccggagccgtgatgcatgcgtGAGTGAGCTGCGCTTTGccgtgctgccacatacagtactccaggagcacaggatacggATGCATCctgagctcctctcactgaccaccaatgaaagaggtgccccttccggaagtgcgtcaggggctggataaatggcctcagggggctgcatgcagcccatgggttgtagtttggggacccctgttctacaggttaaaaaaaaaatcagatggacTTACTGATTGATATGTAATGATTGAGAAGATGTTTTCCTTATGGaaaattctgaatatattttaataaaaatatttagtttcttaTAATGTTAGCTTAAGTTTCATAGGTAGGTCTTAAGAAGTAATGAGTATTTGGAAAATTGCTAATTGTTTACTATCATAATGATATATTATAGTCTCCATTATAATAACTACTGCCTCAAAAGACAGAGATCTATTTCTATATAGCTTTAGTCACCTCACTCCCTCATTGTCAGCACCTAGAACCATGTCCCTGGTGGCTCAGGAAAGGCATATCACTCTTTGTTTTCCTATAGCTCACCTAGGCTATGAAGCACTTGACAGATTTGAAGGaaattgtaaagattaaataaccATTTGACATGAGAATTAAAGTAATTATTTAGGGCATACCAacagctgaaaaaaaataataaaaagcatacaTTACAAATGAAAAATTAGTCTAAATACCATGATGGATCTTGCCTCTGTTTTATtatcctgcccatctggggaaaaAACACTCTACTTTTTGAACTTTTTTGTTGCCCAAATACTTGACATAATGAGCAGTAGCTTGATTGATTCTCACCATTTTATGctgaaattctatttttcttttatttgtttttaccttGATTTTCCTTATTGAGGATTACTTTTGGTGCTAATTTTCTGCTCACTCAATTGAGTGCTCAGTATAGATTTTTATCTGTTAGGCATAGTATTTCTGCTATGGAATAGCTTATCAGCATTCTGATAGGGTGACTGACTTCCCTGGTTTGCTCAGGACTGAGTGGTTATCCAGGACATTGGACTTAAAGTACTCAATTTTGGACAGTCTGAGACAGCTGGTCACCTAgtatgagagaaagaaagcatatgTAAAAAGTCTTTGAAAACATGAGATTGAAGAAAAGAAGTTAAGGTGCCCTTCAAAGTTTTTGCCTCTTTAACTGTATGTTCATCTATCAGTCCATTTCTGATATAAGAATGCCatctaaattttagaatattctaAGTAAAAATCTGGAGATTTAAAATTTTGCCAACCTACCAACAATGAGCAATGCCAGGAAGGAAAATGTCCTGCTAGAGGAGGAGACTGCAGAGCTGACCGGCAGCCTCGGCACTCTGGTCAGTACACATGGGCTTGAAATCTTACTCTCATGATTTTCAAACTGCTTCAGAGTCTTAGTGAATTCATCCAGAACTTTCTTTGTAGTCAGCATTGATCTCCATATACTTTATTGCAGTTATAATTTATTAGACACTTTGTTACACATTTTATTAGCTCTCAAGAATGGGTTCATGTTGCCTGAGATTGAGGAATTAATAATATATCTTTGAATAATACATCTCTAACTTTCCTTAAtcttttggaaattttatttatttttattattattatttttttatagagacagagagagagtcagagagagggatagacagggacagacagacaggaatggagagagatgagaagcatcaatcatcagttttttgttgcaacaccttagttgttcattgattgctttctcatatgtgccttgactgtgggctacagcagaccgagtaaccccttgctcaagccagtgaccttgggtccaaactggtgagcttttttgctcaaaccagatgagcctgcactcaagctggcgacctcagggtctcaaacctgggtcctttgcatcccagttcgactctctatccactacctggtcaggctggaaattatattttttcactaacatttttattcaattctttttgtattagtttaaggtgtacaggatagtggttagacaatcatatacttcaaaaagtgttcccctgatattttAATTACCCACTGGggccatatatagttattacaatattgctTATCTTCCTCTTAATCTTTTGAAATTGTTTCCTCTCTAGACTGCCTGACAgcacattttttcattttcctttgaatCTTTATATCCTTCTAAAACTCCTTCTCAAGCCACTTCAATATTGAGATTTCCAACCCTCtatccttctcccttttcttctttttctttccttccctgacACTACTTGTACATTTCCTTACCTACACCTTCCTttgatcattttttattcttcttagagAAGGTAACCTTAGCTCATACTTAGGAGGTAATCTCATCTGCCCTCATAGTTTCAATTCTCATCTAAATACTTAGGACTTAGACTCAAGTTTATATCACTAGCCCAGATCTCTTTTCTtagcttttacacacacacacacacacacacacaacttgctACTGACCCCATGCAACCAAACTCATTGTTCTTTGATATTAACACATCAATAACTAAATTCAGCATGGTCCAATAACCTTGCCATAAAggatctttttttctgatatatcatttCAGAGCATAAAACCACTTTTCCTCAAAGCTGAAAAAAATCATCTTTCCCCAAAGCTGCACAAAATTCCCACCCAGTCTACAATTCTGATCAACTTGAAACTTTCTAAGTTTCATGTATTTTTCCATCAGCCCACTGCAGACTGTCATCTCTGCTCACCTGGGCAACTGCAACAGGCTATAATCTGTCTCCCTAGTGATGAATGGCCTGGTCCTTTCTTCAAGAAATTCTACACACTGCAACCAGTTACCTTTCTAAACAATACATCTTATCATGTCATTCCTAAACTAGAAATCCTTCAAGGCTGAAGCCTAAATTCCTTAGCATAAATTACAAAGACTTTCATGATCTATCACTTATTTACCTGTCCAGTCCCTTTTCTGAATGCTCATCAACTCCCTCTCCATCCCACCCAACCCTCAGATCTCTGGTCCAGCTGAAAGTTATTGGCTGTGTCATCTCTCTTCCATGAGTACCTTCCCTCTCTGGCTAATACTTTTCATCCTTCAAGATTcagctcaggcctgaccaggcggtggcgcagtggatagagcgtcggactgggatgcggaagtacccaggttcgagactccgaggtcccgcgcgggctcatctggcttgagcaaagagctcgccagcttggacccaaggtcgctggctccagcaaggggttactcggtctgctgaaggcccacggtcaaggcacatgtgagaaagcaatcaatgaacaactaagaagtcgcaacgcacaacgagaaactgatgattgatgcttctcatctctctctgttcctgtctgtctgtccctgtctatctctgcctctgtaaaaaaaaaaaaaaaaaaaaaaaaaaaaaaaaaaaaaaaaaaagagaaaaaaaaaaaaaaaagattcagctcAGGCATCACATTCTCAAGGAAGTGTATTAGGTCCCTCTATTATGTAATATACTAACTGTATATGCTTCCGACAGAAACATTTATCTCAGgttattataattttgttaactcatttgtCTTCAACAATAAACTAGAAGCTTCTTGTGAAAACAGaccatgaattatttatttttgtgctttCGGCTCCTAGCACTGGAGATGGTACATACTAGGTGTTTGGCAAATGTTAAAGTTAAATCAATATCTGGAATGTGAGCCATAAAGCTcaacatgattttcttttttttttttttttataaatttttattaatggtaatgggatgacattaataaatcagggtacatatattcaaagaaaacatgtctaggttattttgtcatcaaattatgttgcaaacccctcgcccaaagtcagattgtcctccgtcaccctctatctagttctctgtgcccctccccctaactctctccctccctccctcccatgtcctccctccccccccacccttggtaaccaccacactcttgtccatgtctcttagtctcatttttatgttccaccaatgtatggaatcatgtagttcttgtttttttctgatttacttatttcactccttataatgttatcaagatcccaccattttgctgtaaatgatctgatgtcatcatttcttatgcctgagtagtattccatagtgtatatgtgccacatcttctttatccagtcttctattgaagggctttttggttgtttccatgtcttggccactgtgaacagtgctgcaatgaacatggggctacatgtgtcttcacgtatcaatgtttctgaggttttggggtatatacccagtagagggattgctgggtcataaggtagttctatttgcagttttttgaggaaccaccatactttcctccataatggttgtactactttacagtcccaccaacagtgaatgagggttcctttttctccacagcctctccaacatttgctattacccgtcttgttgataatagctaatctaacaggagtgaggtggtatctcattgtagttttgatttgcatttctctaataactaatgaagctgagcatcttttcatatatctgttggccatttgtatctcttcctgggagaagtgtctgttcatgtcctcttcccatttttttattggattgtttgtttgtttgttgttgagttttatgagttctttgtaaattttggatattaggcccttatctgagctgtcgtttgaaaatatcagttcccatatagttggctgtctgtttattttgatatcagtttctcttgctgagcaaaaacttttaattctgatgtagtcccattcatttatctttgccttcacttctcttgccattggagtcaagttcataaaatgttctttaaaacccaggtccatgattttagtacctatgtcttcttctatgtactttattgtttcaggtcttatatttaggtctttgatccattttgaattaattttagtacacggggacaggctatagtcgagtttcattcttttgcatgtggctttccagttttcccaacaccatttgttgaagaggctttcttttctccattgtgtgttgttggcccctttatcaaagattatttgaccatatatatgtggttttatttctgggctttctattctgttccattggtctgagtgtctatttttttgccaataccatgctgttttgattatcgtggccctataatatagtttaaagtcaggtattgtaatgcccccagcttcattctttttccttacgattgttttggctattcggggttttttatagttccatacaaatctgatgattttttgttccatttctttaaaaaatctcatagggattttgatgggaattgcattaaatttgtatattgctttgggtaatatggccattttgattatatttattcttcctatccaagaacaaggaatatttttccatctcattgtatctttttcgatttcccttaacaatgctttgtaattttcattatataggtcctttacgttctttgttatgtttattcctaggtattttattttttttgttgcaatcgtgaaggggattatttttttgagttcgttttctaatatttcattgttggcatatagaaaggctatggacttttgtatgttttgtatcctgcgaccttactgtattggtttattgtttctaataatctttttgtggagtccttcgggtttttgatgtataggatcatatcatcagcaaaaagtgatagctttacttcttcttttccgatatggatgccttttatttctttgtcttgtctgattgctctggccagaacttctagcaccacgttaaataagagtggagagagtggacaaccttgtcttgttcctgatttaaggcagaaagtcctcagttttatgccgtttaataggatgttggctgatggtttatcatatatggcctttatcatgttgggatattttccttctatacccattttgttgagagtcttaaacataaaattgtgttgtattttatcaaaagccttttctgcatctattgataagatcatgtggtttttgttctttgttttgttgatatggtgtattacgttaaccgttttgcatatgttgaaccatccttgagattctgggatgaatcccacttgatcatgatgtattatttttttaatatgttgttgtattcggtttgccagtattttgtttagtattttagcatctgtattcattagagatattggtctgtagttttctttctttgtgccatccttgccaggttttggtatgagggttatgttggcctcataaaatgtgtttggaagtattgcttcttcttcaattttttggaagactttgagtagaataggaaccaagtcttctttgaatgtttgatagaattcactagtataaccgtctgggcctggacttttatttttggggagatttttaatagttttttctatttcctccctgctgattggtctgtttaggctttctgcttcttcatgactcagtctaggaaggttgtattgatctaggaatttatccatttcttctagattgttgtatttggtggcatataatttttcatagtattctacaataattctttgtatttctatgatgtctgtggtgatctctcctctttcattttggattttatttattt
Proteins encoded in this region:
- the LOC136335779 gene encoding prostaglandin E synthase 3-like, giving the protein MQPASAKWYDRRDYVFIEFCVEDNKDVNVNFEKSKLTFSCLGGSDNFKHLNEIDVFHCIDPNDSKHKRTDRSILCCLRKGESGQSWPRLTKERAKLNWLSVDFNSWKDWEDDSDEDMSNFDRFSEMMNNMGGDEDVDLPEVDGADDDSQDSDDEKMPDLE